The Antennarius striatus isolate MH-2024 chromosome 11, ASM4005453v1, whole genome shotgun sequence genome window below encodes:
- the LOC137603290 gene encoding kinesin light chain 1-like isoform X4 yields the protein MSTMVYPREEKLEKLSQEEIISNTKLVIQGLEALKNEHNSILHSLLETIKCLKKDEEAILVHEKSNLLRKSVEMIELGLGEAQVMMALSNHLNAVESEKQKLRAQVRRLCQENQWLRDELANTQQKLQKSEQSVAQLEEEKKHLEFMNQLKKYDEDISPTQEEKDKETPKDSLDDLFPNDEEEHGQGMQHQHNSAAVAAAQQGGYEIPARLRTLHNLVIQYASQGRYEVAVPLCKQALEDLEKTSGHDHPDVATMLNILALVYRDQNKYKEAAHLLNDALSIREKTLGKDHPAVAATLNNLAVLYGKRGKYKEAEPLCKRALEIREKVLGKDHPDVAKQLNNLALLCQNQGKYEEVEYYYCRALEIYECRLGPDDPNVAKTKNNLASCFLKQGKYKEAEVLYKEILTRAHEKEFGSVDAENKPIWMHAEEREEMSKGKHRDNTPYGEYGGWYKACKVNSPTVNTTLRNLGALYRRQGKLEAAETLEECAVRSRKQGIDPIHQTRVVELLKDTEADRRRSRDSLTSVKYESGSEAGEEA from the exons ATGTCCACTATGGTGTATCCACGGGAGGAAAAGCTGGAGAAGCTGTCTCAGGAGGAGATCATCTCCAACACTAAACTGGTGATCCAGGGTCTGGAGGCCCTGAAGAATGAGCACAACTCCATCCTCCACAGCCTCCTGGAGACAATCAAGTGCCTAAAAAAGGATGAAGAGGCCATTCTGGTGCACGAGAAGTCCAACCTGCTCCGCAAATCAGTGGAGATGATCGAACTGGGCCTGGGAGAAGCCCAA GTGATGATGGCTCTGTCCAACCACCTGAACGCGGTGGAGTCAGAGAAGCAGAAGCTGCGTGCTCAGGTGAGAAGGCTTTGCCAGGAAAATCAGTGGCTGCGCGACGAACTGGCCAACACCCAGCAGAAGCTGCAGAAGAGCGAGCAGAGCGTGgcccagctggaggaggagaagaagcacCTGGAGTTCATGAACCAGCTCAAGAAGTACGACGAAGACATCTCACCAACC CAAGAGGAGAAAGATAAAGAGACACCGAAGGACTCTCTGGACGATCTCTTCCCcaacgatgaagaggagcaCGGCCAAGGAA TGCAGCACCAACACAACAGTGCAGCTGTAGCTGCAGCTCAGCAGGGAGGCTATGAGATCCCAGCCCGTCTGAGAACTCTGCACAACCTGGTGATCCAGTACGCCTCTCAGGGCAGGTACGAGGTAGCTGTTCCCCTCTGCAAGCAGGCTCTGGAGGACCTGGAGAAGACCTCTGGACATGACCATCCTGATGTGGCCACCATGCTCAACATCCTGGCCCTGGTCTACAG GGATCAGAATAAATATAAAGAGGCCGCTCATCTGCTCAACGATGCTCTGTCCATCCGAGAGAAAACCTTGGGCAAAGACCATCCTGCT GTTGCTGCAACTCTAAACAATTTGGCTGTCTTATATGGAAAGAGAGGAAAATACAAGGAGGCTGAGCCTCTGTGTAAGAGGGCTCTGGAGATCAGAGAAAAG GTCCTGGGGAAGGACCACCCAGACGTGGCCAAACAGCTCAACAACCTGGCCTTGCTTTGCCAGAACCAGGGTAAGTATGAGGAGGTGGAGTACTACTACTGCCGTGCCCTGGAGATCTACGAATGCAGGCTCGGCCCCGACGATCCCAACGTGGCCAAAACTAAGAACAACCTG gcGTCCTGCTTTCTCAAACAAGGGAAATACAAAGAGGCAGAGGTTCTGTACAAAGAGATTCTGACTCGTGCTCATGAGAAAGAGTTTGGATCTGTTGATG CTGAAAACAAGCCCATCTGGATGCACGCAGAGGAGCGAGAGGAAATGAGCAAG GGCAAGCACAGAGACAACACTCCGTATGGAGAATACGGAGGCTGGTACAAGGCCTGCAAAGTCAACAG CCCTACAGTGAACACCACCCTGAGGAACCTGGGGGCGCTGTACCGCCGACAGGGCAAGCTAGAGGCCGCTGAGACCCTGGAGGAATGCGCCGTGAGGTCTCGCAAGCAG GGCATTGACCCCATCCACCAGACTCGCGTGGTGGAACTCCTGAAGGATACGGAGGCCGACAGGCGGAGGAGCCGCGACAGCCTGACCAGCGTTAAGTATGAGAGCGGCTCTGAGGCGGGCGAGGAA GCCTAA
- the LOC137603290 gene encoding kinesin light chain 1-like isoform X3: protein MSTMVYPREEKLEKLSQEEIISNTKLVIQGLEALKNEHNSILHSLLETIKCLKKDEEAILVHEKSNLLRKSVEMIELGLGEAQVMMALSNHLNAVESEKQKLRAQVRRLCQENQWLRDELANTQQKLQKSEQSVAQLEEEKKHLEFMNQLKKYDEDISPTQEEKDKETPKDSLDDLFPNDEEEHGQGMQHQHNSAAVAAAQQGGYEIPARLRTLHNLVIQYASQGRYEVAVPLCKQALEDLEKTSGHDHPDVATMLNILALVYRDQNKYKEAAHLLNDALSIREKTLGKDHPAVAATLNNLAVLYGKRGKYKEAEPLCKRALEIREKVLGKDHPDVAKQLNNLALLCQNQGKYEEVEYYYCRALEIYECRLGPDDPNVAKTKNNLASCFLKQGKYKEAEVLYKEILTRAHEKEFGSVDAENKPIWMHAEEREEMSKGKHRDNTPYGEYGGWYKACKVNSPTVNTTLRNLGALYRRQGKLEAAETLEECAVRSRKQGIDPIHQTRVVELLKDTEADRRRSRDSLTSVKYESGSEAGEEVSMGVEWNGA, encoded by the exons ATGTCCACTATGGTGTATCCACGGGAGGAAAAGCTGGAGAAGCTGTCTCAGGAGGAGATCATCTCCAACACTAAACTGGTGATCCAGGGTCTGGAGGCCCTGAAGAATGAGCACAACTCCATCCTCCACAGCCTCCTGGAGACAATCAAGTGCCTAAAAAAGGATGAAGAGGCCATTCTGGTGCACGAGAAGTCCAACCTGCTCCGCAAATCAGTGGAGATGATCGAACTGGGCCTGGGAGAAGCCCAA GTGATGATGGCTCTGTCCAACCACCTGAACGCGGTGGAGTCAGAGAAGCAGAAGCTGCGTGCTCAGGTGAGAAGGCTTTGCCAGGAAAATCAGTGGCTGCGCGACGAACTGGCCAACACCCAGCAGAAGCTGCAGAAGAGCGAGCAGAGCGTGgcccagctggaggaggagaagaagcacCTGGAGTTCATGAACCAGCTCAAGAAGTACGACGAAGACATCTCACCAACC CAAGAGGAGAAAGATAAAGAGACACCGAAGGACTCTCTGGACGATCTCTTCCCcaacgatgaagaggagcaCGGCCAAGGAA TGCAGCACCAACACAACAGTGCAGCTGTAGCTGCAGCTCAGCAGGGAGGCTATGAGATCCCAGCCCGTCTGAGAACTCTGCACAACCTGGTGATCCAGTACGCCTCTCAGGGCAGGTACGAGGTAGCTGTTCCCCTCTGCAAGCAGGCTCTGGAGGACCTGGAGAAGACCTCTGGACATGACCATCCTGATGTGGCCACCATGCTCAACATCCTGGCCCTGGTCTACAG GGATCAGAATAAATATAAAGAGGCCGCTCATCTGCTCAACGATGCTCTGTCCATCCGAGAGAAAACCTTGGGCAAAGACCATCCTGCT GTTGCTGCAACTCTAAACAATTTGGCTGTCTTATATGGAAAGAGAGGAAAATACAAGGAGGCTGAGCCTCTGTGTAAGAGGGCTCTGGAGATCAGAGAAAAG GTCCTGGGGAAGGACCACCCAGACGTGGCCAAACAGCTCAACAACCTGGCCTTGCTTTGCCAGAACCAGGGTAAGTATGAGGAGGTGGAGTACTACTACTGCCGTGCCCTGGAGATCTACGAATGCAGGCTCGGCCCCGACGATCCCAACGTGGCCAAAACTAAGAACAACCTG gcGTCCTGCTTTCTCAAACAAGGGAAATACAAAGAGGCAGAGGTTCTGTACAAAGAGATTCTGACTCGTGCTCATGAGAAAGAGTTTGGATCTGTTGATG CTGAAAACAAGCCCATCTGGATGCACGCAGAGGAGCGAGAGGAAATGAGCAAG GGCAAGCACAGAGACAACACTCCGTATGGAGAATACGGAGGCTGGTACAAGGCCTGCAAAGTCAACAG CCCTACAGTGAACACCACCCTGAGGAACCTGGGGGCGCTGTACCGCCGACAGGGCAAGCTAGAGGCCGCTGAGACCCTGGAGGAATGCGCCGTGAGGTCTCGCAAGCAG GGCATTGACCCCATCCACCAGACTCGCGTGGTGGAACTCCTGAAGGATACGGAGGCCGACAGGCGGAGGAGCCGCGACAGCCTGACCAGCGTTAAGTATGAGAGCGGCTCTGAGGCGGGCGAGGAAGTGAGTATGGGCGTGGAGTGGAATGGG GCCTAA
- the LOC137603291 gene encoding uncharacterized protein isoform X1 — protein sequence MRNTLRHTLSKKLVGWLDTHSEALELSDPSLMIMSVKTFPGRVLYKLFNHGIETSGKLINSCDSGGVMMGRSSTRWYHKTFKPSNTGPDGATWTRVDLRTDAMTKPGVEMRKAMVEAEVGDDVEGEDPTVNELQEIAADMFQMEDALFVPTGTMSNLIAVMVHCRERDDEVILGDLSHIHIYEQGGTAQLAGVHTTTVNNLADGTFDPEQLESKIRHEYPDPHFPRSRLICVENTHSVLGGRVLPLSFLKEVRALADQFGLSVHMDGARLMNAAVAQGVHPSTILQHTDTVSVSLSKGLGAPVGTMLAGPKDFISRAVRCRKALGGGMGQIGMLAAAGKMSLLENVGRMEEDHRNAKTFAQALLNVGQPLFTLDMATVETNVVRFFIREPGLSPTEFCTRMAEVGDSEEAALGQGIQVLMYPYFGNSVRAVWHLGISREDTQLAVRKMQFVASQYLHLKEKLKV from the exons ATGAGGAACACGCTTCGACACACCCTTAGTAAGAAACTTGTTGGATGGCTTGACACACACTCCGAAGCATTGGAACTGTCAGACCCATCTTTAATGATCATGTCTGTGAAAACATTCCCAGGCAGGGTTTTGTATAAACTTTTCAACCATGGAATCGAAACTTCGGGCAAACTGATCAATTCATGTGACTCAGGTGGGGTCATGATGGGACGGAGCTCCACGCGGTGGTACCACAAGACCTTTAAACCCAGTAACACCGGGCCAGATGGCGCGACGTGGACACGAGTGGACCTCCGTACCGATGCAATGACCAAGCCCGGGGTGGAGATGCGTAAAGCCATGGTGGAGGCTGAGGTGGGAGATGATGTGGAGGGAGAAGACCCCACAGTAAACG AGTTACAGGAGATCGCAGCTGATATGTTCCAGATGGAGGATGCACTGTTCGTCCCCACTGGGACCATGAGTAACCTCATTGCAG TGATGGTGCACTGCAGGGAGCGGGACGACGAGGTCATTCTAGGAGACCTGTCCCATATACATATCTATGAGCAGGGGGGGACCGCTCAG TTGGCCGGTGTTCACACCACCACAGTTAACAACCTTGCCGATGGAACGTTTGACCCGGAGCAGCTGGAATCCAAGATCCGCCACGAGTATCCTGACCCCCATTTCCCCCGCTCACGTCTCATATGTGTGGAGAACACACACTCGGTACTTGGAGGCCGTGTGCTACCTCTAAGCTTCCTGAAGGAG GTTCGTGCTTTAGCAGATCAATTCGGTCTGTCTGTTCACATGGACGGAGCGAGGCTGATGAACGCCGCTGTGGCTCAGGGTGtacatccatccaccatccTGCAGCACACAGACACCGTCAGTGTGTCCCTCTCTAAG GGTTTAGGAGCGCCAGTTGGAACCATGCTAGCTGGACCCAAAGACTTCATATCCCGGGCGGTGCGGTGCCGTAAAGCCCTGGGAGGGGGGATGGGACAGATTGGCATGCTAGCAGCAGCTGGGAAAATGTCTCTGCTGGAGAACGTTGGGAGGATGGAAGAGGACCACCGCAATGCCAAAACCTTTGCTCAAG CCCTGCTCAACGTTGGCCAGCCTCTGTTCACTTTGGACATGGCTACCGTGGAGACCAACGTCGTGCGATTCTTCATACGGGAGCCCGGTTTAAGTCCCACTGAGTTCTGCACTCGCATGGCAGAGGTTGGCGACAGCGAGGAGGCGGCGCTGGGACAGGGGATACAAGTCCTCATGTACCCATACTTCGGAAATTCAGTTCGGGCCGTCTGGCATCTTGGGATTTCCCGTGAAGATACCCAGCTGGCCGTCAGGAAGATGCAGTTTGTGGCTTCTCAGTACCTGCACTTGAAGGAGAAACTTAAGgtctag
- the LOC137603291 gene encoding uncharacterized protein isoform X2: MRNTLRHTLSGVMMGRSSTRWYHKTFKPSNTGPDGATWTRVDLRTDAMTKPGVEMRKAMVEAEVGDDVEGEDPTVNELQEIAADMFQMEDALFVPTGTMSNLIAVMVHCRERDDEVILGDLSHIHIYEQGGTAQLAGVHTTTVNNLADGTFDPEQLESKIRHEYPDPHFPRSRLICVENTHSVLGGRVLPLSFLKEVRALADQFGLSVHMDGARLMNAAVAQGVHPSTILQHTDTVSVSLSKGLGAPVGTMLAGPKDFISRAVRCRKALGGGMGQIGMLAAAGKMSLLENVGRMEEDHRNAKTFAQALLNVGQPLFTLDMATVETNVVRFFIREPGLSPTEFCTRMAEVGDSEEAALGQGIQVLMYPYFGNSVRAVWHLGISREDTQLAVRKMQFVASQYLHLKEKLKV, translated from the exons ATGAGGAACACGCTTCGACACACCCTTA GTGGGGTCATGATGGGACGGAGCTCCACGCGGTGGTACCACAAGACCTTTAAACCCAGTAACACCGGGCCAGATGGCGCGACGTGGACACGAGTGGACCTCCGTACCGATGCAATGACCAAGCCCGGGGTGGAGATGCGTAAAGCCATGGTGGAGGCTGAGGTGGGAGATGATGTGGAGGGAGAAGACCCCACAGTAAACG AGTTACAGGAGATCGCAGCTGATATGTTCCAGATGGAGGATGCACTGTTCGTCCCCACTGGGACCATGAGTAACCTCATTGCAG TGATGGTGCACTGCAGGGAGCGGGACGACGAGGTCATTCTAGGAGACCTGTCCCATATACATATCTATGAGCAGGGGGGGACCGCTCAG TTGGCCGGTGTTCACACCACCACAGTTAACAACCTTGCCGATGGAACGTTTGACCCGGAGCAGCTGGAATCCAAGATCCGCCACGAGTATCCTGACCCCCATTTCCCCCGCTCACGTCTCATATGTGTGGAGAACACACACTCGGTACTTGGAGGCCGTGTGCTACCTCTAAGCTTCCTGAAGGAG GTTCGTGCTTTAGCAGATCAATTCGGTCTGTCTGTTCACATGGACGGAGCGAGGCTGATGAACGCCGCTGTGGCTCAGGGTGtacatccatccaccatccTGCAGCACACAGACACCGTCAGTGTGTCCCTCTCTAAG GGTTTAGGAGCGCCAGTTGGAACCATGCTAGCTGGACCCAAAGACTTCATATCCCGGGCGGTGCGGTGCCGTAAAGCCCTGGGAGGGGGGATGGGACAGATTGGCATGCTAGCAGCAGCTGGGAAAATGTCTCTGCTGGAGAACGTTGGGAGGATGGAAGAGGACCACCGCAATGCCAAAACCTTTGCTCAAG CCCTGCTCAACGTTGGCCAGCCTCTGTTCACTTTGGACATGGCTACCGTGGAGACCAACGTCGTGCGATTCTTCATACGGGAGCCCGGTTTAAGTCCCACTGAGTTCTGCACTCGCATGGCAGAGGTTGGCGACAGCGAGGAGGCGGCGCTGGGACAGGGGATACAAGTCCTCATGTACCCATACTTCGGAAATTCAGTTCGGGCCGTCTGGCATCTTGGGATTTCCCGTGAAGATACCCAGCTGGCCGTCAGGAAGATGCAGTTTGTGGCTTCTCAGTACCTGCACTTGAAGGAGAAACTTAAGgtctag
- the LOC137603291 gene encoding uncharacterized protein isoform X3: protein MMGRSSTRWYHKTFKPSNTGPDGATWTRVDLRTDAMTKPGVEMRKAMVEAEVGDDVEGEDPTVNELQEIAADMFQMEDALFVPTGTMSNLIAVMVHCRERDDEVILGDLSHIHIYEQGGTAQLAGVHTTTVNNLADGTFDPEQLESKIRHEYPDPHFPRSRLICVENTHSVLGGRVLPLSFLKEVRALADQFGLSVHMDGARLMNAAVAQGVHPSTILQHTDTVSVSLSKGLGAPVGTMLAGPKDFISRAVRCRKALGGGMGQIGMLAAAGKMSLLENVGRMEEDHRNAKTFAQALLNVGQPLFTLDMATVETNVVRFFIREPGLSPTEFCTRMAEVGDSEEAALGQGIQVLMYPYFGNSVRAVWHLGISREDTQLAVRKMQFVASQYLHLKEKLKV, encoded by the exons ATGATGGGACGGAGCTCCACGCGGTGGTACCACAAGACCTTTAAACCCAGTAACACCGGGCCAGATGGCGCGACGTGGACACGAGTGGACCTCCGTACCGATGCAATGACCAAGCCCGGGGTGGAGATGCGTAAAGCCATGGTGGAGGCTGAGGTGGGAGATGATGTGGAGGGAGAAGACCCCACAGTAAACG AGTTACAGGAGATCGCAGCTGATATGTTCCAGATGGAGGATGCACTGTTCGTCCCCACTGGGACCATGAGTAACCTCATTGCAG TGATGGTGCACTGCAGGGAGCGGGACGACGAGGTCATTCTAGGAGACCTGTCCCATATACATATCTATGAGCAGGGGGGGACCGCTCAG TTGGCCGGTGTTCACACCACCACAGTTAACAACCTTGCCGATGGAACGTTTGACCCGGAGCAGCTGGAATCCAAGATCCGCCACGAGTATCCTGACCCCCATTTCCCCCGCTCACGTCTCATATGTGTGGAGAACACACACTCGGTACTTGGAGGCCGTGTGCTACCTCTAAGCTTCCTGAAGGAG GTTCGTGCTTTAGCAGATCAATTCGGTCTGTCTGTTCACATGGACGGAGCGAGGCTGATGAACGCCGCTGTGGCTCAGGGTGtacatccatccaccatccTGCAGCACACAGACACCGTCAGTGTGTCCCTCTCTAAG GGTTTAGGAGCGCCAGTTGGAACCATGCTAGCTGGACCCAAAGACTTCATATCCCGGGCGGTGCGGTGCCGTAAAGCCCTGGGAGGGGGGATGGGACAGATTGGCATGCTAGCAGCAGCTGGGAAAATGTCTCTGCTGGAGAACGTTGGGAGGATGGAAGAGGACCACCGCAATGCCAAAACCTTTGCTCAAG CCCTGCTCAACGTTGGCCAGCCTCTGTTCACTTTGGACATGGCTACCGTGGAGACCAACGTCGTGCGATTCTTCATACGGGAGCCCGGTTTAAGTCCCACTGAGTTCTGCACTCGCATGGCAGAGGTTGGCGACAGCGAGGAGGCGGCGCTGGGACAGGGGATACAAGTCCTCATGTACCCATACTTCGGAAATTCAGTTCGGGCCGTCTGGCATCTTGGGATTTCCCGTGAAGATACCCAGCTGGCCGTCAGGAAGATGCAGTTTGTGGCTTCTCAGTACCTGCACTTGAAGGAGAAACTTAAGgtctag